In one window of Fusobacterium perfoetens DNA:
- a CDS encoding antA/AntB antirepressor family protein, which produces MTELIKVQERDGEQLVSGRELHRFLEVLTPYKKWFDRMSEYGFIENVDFIVMDKNVQDDTAFGGIRKITDHLMKISMAKEISMLQRNEKGKEARMYFIKCEEAWNSDEIVMARAILIQNKKILGYKEKIDILEKKIENDAPRVSFAETIEKASDCLLVREFSKLIATEGIHLGEKKLYRWFREKGFILKNSTEPTQTAVQKGLFKVAERVVKAVTGDIISTTTRITGKGQVYFLDLLKKEFLA; this is translated from the coding sequence ATGACAGAATTAATTAAGGTTCAAGAAAGAGACGGAGAACAACTTGTAAGCGGTAGAGAGTTACATAGATTTTTAGAGGTATTAACTCCATATAAAAAATGGTTTGATAGAATGAGTGAATATGGATTTATTGAAAATGTTGATTTTATCGTGATGGACAAAAATGTCCAAGACGATACAGCCTTTGGTGGAATAAGAAAAATAACAGACCATTTAATGAAAATATCTATGGCTAAGGAGATCTCAATGTTACAAAGAAATGAGAAAGGTAAAGAGGCTCGTATGTACTTTATAAAATGTGAAGAGGCTTGGAACTCTGATGAAATAGTGATGGCTAGAGCAATACTAATACAAAATAAGAAAATACTTGGATATAAAGAAAAAATAGATATTTTAGAAAAAAAGATAGAAAATGATGCTCCAAGAGTTTCTTTTGCTGAGACTATCGAAAAAGCCAGTGATTGCTTGTTAGTTAGGGAGTTTTCAAAGTTAATAGCTACTGAGGGGATACACCTTGGAGAGAAAAAACTATATAGATGGTTTAGAGAAAAAGGATTTATCTTGAAAAATTCCACAGAACCAACACAGACAGCAGTACAAAAAGGGCTTTTTAAGGTGGCAGAAAGGGTTGTTAAAGCAGTAACTGGAGATATAATCTCAACAACTACTCGTATCACAGGAAAGGGGCAAGTATATTTCTTGGATTTATTAAAAAAAGAATTTTTAGCTTAG
- a CDS encoding helix-turn-helix domain-containing protein, producing the protein MRFNERKFREKMIENCLSHRELSKKSGISEGTITRLVNQNGEPRLKTLGLIVKVLKCQISDLLEEE; encoded by the coding sequence ATGAGGTTTAATGAAAGGAAATTTAGAGAAAAGATGATTGAAAATTGTCTAAGCCACAGAGAATTATCTAAAAAATCTGGAATTTCTGAGGGAACTATAACAAGATTAGTGAACCAAAATGGAGAGCCTAGATTGAAAACTCTGGGGTTGATTGTAAAAGTTTTAAAATGCCAAATATCAGATTTATTAGAGGAGGAATAA
- a CDS encoding helix-turn-helix domain-containing protein, giving the protein MLKSNLKVLLAERNISITQVSNDTGISRTTLTSLMSVAKGIQFETMNALCNYLKITPSDLFIYVPYDIEIKLDSFKYKYGSSNNFFSFFIEVLKENRKYVILFNGYIYNFEKDFDIQLDLYQELETEEDKDDFKNIKYYLEKLPIQFFVDIENQIRKIFVEELEFSDFYDKINEEIPFIDDKIKEEDLYIKFDWSFLDK; this is encoded by the coding sequence ATGTTAAAAAGTAATTTAAAAGTGCTATTAGCTGAGAGAAATATATCAATAACTCAAGTTTCCAATGATACTGGGATTTCAAGGACAACTCTTACTTCATTGATGTCTGTTGCTAAAGGGATTCAGTTTGAAACTATGAATGCTCTTTGTAATTATCTAAAGATAACTCCTAGTGATCTGTTTATATATGTCCCTTATGATATAGAGATAAAGTTAGATAGTTTTAAATATAAGTATGGTTCTTCTAATAATTTTTTCTCTTTTTTTATAGAAGTTTTAAAAGAAAATAGAAAATATGTAATTTTATTTAATGGGTATATTTATAATTTTGAAAAAGATTTTGATATTCAATTGGATTTATATCAAGAATTAGAAACCGAAGAGGATAAAGACGATTTTAAAAATATAAAATATTATTTAGAAAAACTTCCTATACAATTTTTTGTTGATATAGAAAATCAAATTAGAAAAATATTTGTAGAAGAGTTAGAATTTTCTGATTTCTATGATAAAATCAATGAAGAAATCCCATTTATAGATGATAAAATAAAAGAGGAAGATTTATATATCAAATTTGATTGGTCTTTTCTTGATAAATAA